Genomic DNA from Setaria italica strain Yugu1 chromosome V, Setaria_italica_v2.0, whole genome shotgun sequence:
ctaaaataggAATCAAGGGCGGAAAACAAGTAAATTAGCTAGATTTTTTTAGGGACCATTACTTTATCCATCAATGTAGCACAGAGGCCATCCTTATCTTCAGCCACACCACATTCCTGTAGTTCCTTGACGACTAGCTTCTGTAGCTTCTTAAGTTTCATAACTCCATCCGGATTCTGAAAGAAAACAGTTAAACCATCAATACCGGTTAATTTCAAGGATGGGATGAGATAAGAAAAGATCAACATTTTGTGTACAGATGACTCACTGTCTTCAGTGTTTTAGTAATAATCTTCTTCCAGTTGATCTTTTGTTTCTGAACACTTTTACAGTCGGCACCACCTGCGAGTTCATCTGCAGTactctttgttttgttttctgaCTTCCCATCTTTAGATTTTATTACCTCTCCAATGCTCGAACTTGTTAAATGCTGTCTTTTTGTGTTATCTGGCTCCTCTATGGCCATGTCATCCATTCTCTTTCTTTTGCCAGCATCTTTTTCTTCATCTCTTTCATGATCACCACTCTCACCACCATTTACTTGAGCAGAATCTTTTGTAGGCACAGCCCCGGTTTCCTTCACATCTGCAGTTTGTTCAGCTCCATTTGCTGGCTTCTGGGAAGCATGGAAGGCTTTTGCTTTTGCCCTATGCTTCTTTCCATCAGCATGCAGTAAGAGAGTTTGCTTGCTAGTCGTAGTGGTATTGCATAGGCTGTGACAGAAATTCACAGTAAGTAAACAAGTTCCTAGATATTCTCCAATGTATCTAAGCAAGGTCCAGAATCAGCCAAATTAAGATCTAAACACTTCAAATCCACAAATAGAATGCATATGAGTGAAGCTAGAGAGTGCTTCATCGCAATGTGCTGGCATCAGGGATGAACCAGATGTTATAAACAACAATGACAAATTTGTTTTCTTAAATTTTAAGTTGTCTGGAGAATATATCATTAAACTCAACCTAGCAATCAATAAATGTTGAAGGCATTTGAAAATATAACACCTAATTCAAACAACACAGTGCCTAACCTATGTAAGAAGAGATGTTTTGCAAATTAAAACGATAATAGCAAACCGTGACCTCTGCATAACACATGTTTACTATATGAGCGCAACAAAAAAAACTTGTACTGCACACGGAAATGATGTAATACAGATCATTTTAATGGTTCCAAGCAAGCTTGTCTAAATGGTAAACAAAACAAGCTACAAAAATTGAACATAATCACAGGTATTTGCGACTTAAAACATAACTGCAACCTCTTGGTTAACCATTGTACCATGTCTAGTTGCCTACATGCATGTATTTGCATCCCATGTGAATATTAATTTAAATCACCTAAACGGTTCTAAGCAATATTTTGTGAGTGGTGATATTAGTAAGCATAAAATTAAGATATAAACATCAATCGTAACCAACAGCTCTTTGGTTAGGAATCAAGATCGCTTAAGGCTATCATGGATCAGCACTGTTACAACATAAGCAACAGCAAAGATCATTGCACATATACTAAGGGATCATATCGGCACACCTGCAGAACCAAGGAGGACGTGTCGACAGGCCAACATTGATATCAACATCTGCATTTGGCTTTGGTTTATCTGGCTTACCCTGGGCACCATTGGATGGCTTGCTCTGTCCCTTGGGACCATACTTCTCCTGAAAACAAGATATGGAAGAAATGAGCATTGGATGGAATACCATAATGTGAACATATAACAATAACAACAGCAACCAGATGTTATAGTCTAAATGTACATTTAAAACTTTACTAAACTACTAAACTACGGAGAACACACTCCGAAGACTACAAATTTTGAAATATAACACTAACCACAGTAACCAGCTGTGATAGTCTCAATGTAAATTAACTTTACAGAGCTCTAAATAGCTACTGAACCTACTAAACTCTGGAGAATACACTCTGCAGACTCCTATATCATAGTCTACACACAAAATAAACGGCTCAATTATAAATTGAAGTTCCCAGGCATTCTAACATACCCCTCCAGTCCTCCACGGTTTCAACTTGAAACCACTAATCCTAATCAAATGGGAAGGAACAAAATCATCCTGCAGGCAGTAACCTCTCTATATAGCTGACCAACAAAGGCAACAGCAGCAAGAAATGAccttaaaaagaaaaatttcaCTATCAACCAAACTGAACATGTCCACAGCACTCCAAAATATAGCTGCTGAGCAACATGGCCTATCTCACTACAGTAACANNNNNNNNNNNNNNNNNNNNNNNNNNNNNNNNNNNNNNNNNNNNNNNNNNNNNNNNNNNNNNNNNNNNNNNNNNNNNNNNNNNNNNNNNNNNNNNNNNNNNNNNNNNNNNNNNNNNNNNNNNNNNNNNNNNNNNNNNNNNNNNNNNNNNNNNNNNNNNNNNNNNNNNNNNNNNNNNNNNNNNNNNNNNNNNNNNNNNNNNNNNNNNNNNNNNNNNNNNNNNNNNNNNNNNNNNNNNNNNNNNNNNNNNNNNNNNNNNNNNNNNNNNNNNNNNNNNNNNNNNNNNNNNNNNNNNNNNNNNNNNNNNNNNNNNNNNNNNNNNNNNNNNNNNNNNNNNNNNNNNNNNNNNNNNNNNNNNNNNNNNNCAATGCCACCCCCCAAAAATTACATAGGAATATACCCCCGATATTGTATACCGAGAGTTGCCGTTCTCCCTTGGGTGGCTCGGCGTGGGGGCCTTCTAAAGGCCGATGCAATAAGGTAGgaagtgggggggggggggcggcagAGAACGCCCCCAATCCAATGGAACACCAATTCATGGGCAGGCTGCAAGGATTACAGCATACCAACTAATTGAGCTATCAAACACATGTCGCTACAATGGAATTGCACAGATCAACAATAAATTGCACCACCACAGCGAGGGAGATACTAGCAGAGGAACTTACGGCCTCGGAGATGCACTGGGTGTGCCCCTGCACCGTATCCTGGCTGAAGAACTCGCCGCAGTCGATGCATGACAGCTGCCGCCTCGCAAAACAACCCAATCAATAATCAACCACTCGCAAGTCGTAAGCCGCGGCGCCAACGGTCGATCCAGAGAAGGAACCAGAACAGGGGAAGAGAGGGGTGGGCGTCGTGCTCACCTTCCAGGCGGAGCAGGAACGGAAGTGGCCGGCGAGCTTGGGCTTCTTGAGGTTCTCGCCGCAGTCCTCGCACTGGAACCACACCATCGCTGCGTCCTCCCCGGAAGCTTCTGGCGGCAGGAGGCGCTCCTCGCTGACAAAGGGTGGTTTAGGACTAGCTAGGGTTTTGGCTGGAAGGAGGCGCAGCGGCGAGGAGCAGGCAGGGAAAGGCGTGGAGGGGGAACTTCTGGAAGACGGGGCCCAAGGGTGAGAGACAGCCCATCATTGTACATAGGGCTAATCTGACCGGATCGATAAGCCCAGCCCATAAGGCGATATGCGCCTTTTTCTTTCGCAAGGGCCCAGCCCACGAAGCTCACAGACGCCAACCtgctcctcgacggcgacggctatACACATCGCATACGCGATGATAGTTCGTTTGTCGGCTGAAGGCGTCCGCGCAGCAGCGAATCGGTCTTCTCGCAACGCATGACCCATGATTCGCATGCAGGCATGGACGATGAAAAAAAAACGTGAGCGGGGATGCATTCATGCGTGGGGTCCTCCATGATCAGGGCCCCACTTAAATTTGAGAACCACTCATGCATAGCTGCATGCATTGAATTTTCAAAGGAGTCTATATTTATTGCATGCACTCACTGCACATCTGTATGCATGGCTGCATGTCTTCATGCATACTGTCTTCAACTATTGTACGCGTGCATTAgtcttgtttatttttctttttttccttttgattctTTTtatatattatttatttatcttcctcttctttcaTTCTAAACCTCACGTAATATTTCTTCTTCGGATGTTTTTCATAATTGATATCATCTATCTTTATATGTTATATAAAACATATAACTAATTGTTCCCATGGTGAAATTATTTATTCAAATTGAAGAATAATTAATATAAAACTATAGCGAAAGGGCATCTAGCCtaatggttagagcacctgagtagcaccaGCAAGCTCGAGTTTGACTCCCCGTGGGAGTAAATTAAACaggtctggaataaaaaaaataggtagggacTTTTCTTGCTGACTTCAGTCGAAAATGTGAAACTATAAAtttattcttttctttcattttgtttttttccttttcttttcccattatttatatattatttttcatattttgttTCATTTGGTATATTTATTAcaactattttttattttattcatgtttcttcaattattttctattttaacGGATTActattgatttttttataaattataTTATTTGTTCTATATACTTTTTTATAAACTATATTATTGTTATATATCAATAATGTATTTATTTTAGGCGTATAAGTCTTTTCCATGAGtttgtattaatttttttaataggtACGGATGTTTTGttaagttcatataatttgaTCTAGGTatttaaatttttgttcaacagtttatataatttgttctaggGTATACATATCTGTTCTATGGGTTCGTATAATTTATTCGATGGCTACAACTATTTTGTTCTGCAAGTTCATAGATTTTTGTTCCATGTGCATAAATAATTTGTTGTGTGAGTTTATATAGTTTATTTTGTGAGTCTGTATAATTTGTTCTCGGAATACAGCTTTTTGTTTCTTGAGTTCATATAAATTGTTCGACGTGTACAATAGTTTGTTACAtaagtttgtataatttgtttcAGATGTATACATTTTTGTTCTACGAGTTCACGTAATTGTTCAATGGTACAAATATTTTGTTCcttgagttcatataatttgttcatatgtTAATATCTCAAAAATATATTCCAACTTGATTAAAAAATGGTAATAAATAAAATTCAtccaaatatagtcaagtggAGTCTTGTTTTGAATATCTTGTTCTAAAAACACAACTGCtcaatcaaaatttaatttggatgtttCGTTTGAGATTTATGGTTTTTTAGTTTGAAACTTTCCCGCATGTGCAATAACATCAGCAACCACATGCAACCAATTCT
This window encodes:
- the LOC101762871 gene encoding UBP1-associated proteins 1C gives rise to the protein MVWFQCEDCGENLKKPKLAGHFRSCSAWKLSCIDCGEFFSQDTVQGHTQCISEAEKYGPKGQSKPSNGAQGKPDKPKPNADVDINVGLSTRPPWFCSLCNTTTTSKQTLLLHADGKKHRAKAKAFHASQKPANGAEQTADVKETGAVPTKDSAQVNGGESGDHERDEEKDAGKRKRMDDMAIEEPDNTKRQHLTSSSIGEVIKSKDGKSENKTKSTADELAGGADCKSVQKQKINWKKIITKTLKTNPDGVMKLKKLQKLVVKELQECGVAEDKDGLCATLMDKIASSSRFSVDGKRIKLVSKNEEES